A section of the Xiphias gladius isolate SHS-SW01 ecotype Sanya breed wild chromosome 8, ASM1685928v1, whole genome shotgun sequence genome encodes:
- the etfbkmt gene encoding electron transfer flavoprotein beta subunit lysine methyltransferase → MIMLGLLTPPKCTRYVKIFPGSFKQTSRHRRLSKCCQSNEYIRSFIAENTETTGERSLTPEIKLRLFTPNCRFWLERPELWPFDDPYWAIYWPGGQALSRFLLDSPGLCLGKTVLDLGSGCGASAIAAKLCGAAHVVANDIDTVAAVATHMNSELNSLEPPVCVTDNMIGSEPEGFDLILLGDMFYDEALATSLHSWLDRCIKTHSTKVLIGDPGRAQFEGHSIRRLLHQLAQFELPESVREENYGLTCSSVWSYHPEL, encoded by the exons ATGATCATGTTGGGACTTTTAACGCCTCCAAAATGTACTCGGTATGTTAAAATATTTCCCGGCTCATTCAAGCAGACAAGTAGACACCGACGCCTCTCAAAATGCTGTCAGTCTAATGAATATATACGGAGTTTTATTGCAGAGAACACAGAGACAACTGGAGAGCGGAGCCTGACCCCTGAGATCAAGCTCAGGCTCTTCACCCCAAACTGCAGATTTTGGCTAGAAAGACCAGAGCTCTGGCCTTTTGATGACCCCTACTGGGCAATATACTGGCCAGGAGGACAGGCACTCTCAAG GTTTCTCTTGGACAGCCCTGGATTGTGCCTGGGTAAGACAGTCCTGGATCTGGGCAGCGGCTGTGGAGCCTCAGCCATCGCTGCAAAACTATGTGGTGCTGCTCATGTTGTTGCTAATGACATTGACACTG TTGCAGCTGTTGCTACCCATATGAACTCCGAGCTCAACAGCCTGGAGCCACCCGTTTGTGTGACTGACAACATGATTGGTTCAGAGCCCGAGGGTTTTGACCTGATTCTTTTGGGTGACATGTTCTATGACGAGGCCCTGGCCACCAGCCTTCACAGCTGGTTGGACCGCTGCATCAAAACCCACAGCACCAAAGTCCTGATCGGAGATCCTGGAAGAGCCCAGTTTGAGGGACACAGCATCCGAAGGCTCCTGCATCAGCTGGCTCAGTTTGAGTTGCCTGAGTCTGTCAGAGAGGAAAACTACGGTCTGACCTGCAGCAGTGTTTGGTCCTACCATCCTGAGCTCTGA